One window of the Rufibacter radiotolerans genome contains the following:
- a CDS encoding GMC oxidoreductase, with amino-acid sequence MSKNTYDAIVIGSGISGGWAAKELTQKGLKTIMLERGRNIEHVKDYVNATKDPWEIAHRGKNTQEMIHNYLVLKRDYTLNEANIDFWVNEKESPYVETKRFDWYRGYHVGGRSLTWGRHSYRLSDLDFEANAKDGIAVDWPIRYKDLAPWYSYVEKFAGISGSKEGIPHLPDGEFLPPMELNCVEKDVAARIKLHYKGNRHMIMGRIANLTVPHNDRVNCQYRAKCWLGCPFGAYFSTQSATLPAAVATGNLTVRPFSIVTKILYDKDSKKAKGVEVLDAETNQTYEYFAKLVFLNASTLNSTWVLMNSATNVWEGGLGSSSGELGHNLMDHHLKVGASGDVDGYEDKYYFGRRPSGLYVPRFRNVNGDKRDYIRGFGYQGSASRTGWNRDVAELGIGADLKDALCEPGAWKMGIGGFGEILPYHDNKITLSKTKKDKWGLPVLDFDSEIKENERKMRLDMANDAKEMLEMAGLKNVKAYDNGYGMGQGIHEMGTARMGRDPKTSVLNEWNQVWDAKNVFVTDGASMTSAGCVNPSLTYMALTARAVDHAVSELKKKNL; translated from the coding sequence ATGTCCAAGAATACGTACGATGCCATAGTCATAGGTTCTGGCATCTCGGGGGGCTGGGCCGCCAAAGAGCTCACCCAGAAAGGCCTCAAAACCATTATGCTGGAACGCGGGAGAAACATAGAGCACGTCAAAGACTATGTGAACGCCACCAAAGACCCCTGGGAAATTGCCCACCGGGGCAAAAACACCCAGGAGATGATCCACAACTATCTGGTGCTGAAACGTGACTATACCCTTAATGAGGCCAACATTGACTTCTGGGTGAACGAGAAGGAAAGCCCGTATGTGGAGACCAAGCGCTTTGACTGGTACCGGGGCTACCACGTAGGCGGGCGTTCCCTTACCTGGGGCCGCCACAGCTACCGCCTGTCAGACCTAGACTTTGAGGCCAATGCCAAAGACGGCATTGCCGTAGACTGGCCCATTAGGTACAAAGACCTGGCCCCGTGGTACAGCTATGTAGAGAAGTTTGCCGGCATCAGTGGCTCCAAAGAGGGCATTCCACACCTGCCAGACGGCGAGTTTCTGCCGCCTATGGAATTGAACTGCGTGGAGAAAGACGTGGCTGCCCGCATTAAGTTGCATTACAAAGGCAACCGGCACATGATCATGGGCCGCATTGCTAACCTCACTGTGCCGCACAATGACCGCGTGAACTGCCAGTACCGGGCCAAATGCTGGCTGGGTTGTCCGTTTGGCGCCTACTTCAGTACCCAGAGTGCTACGTTGCCGGCGGCCGTAGCCACGGGTAACCTTACCGTGCGGCCCTTCTCCATTGTCACCAAAATCCTGTATGACAAAGACTCCAAAAAGGCCAAAGGGGTAGAGGTGCTGGACGCCGAGACCAACCAAACCTATGAATACTTCGCCAAGCTGGTGTTCTTGAATGCTTCCACGCTTAACTCCACCTGGGTGCTCATGAACTCGGCTACCAATGTGTGGGAAGGCGGTTTGGGCAGCAGCAGCGGCGAACTGGGCCATAACCTCATGGACCATCACCTCAAGGTTGGTGCCAGCGGCGATGTAGACGGCTACGAAGACAAATACTATTTCGGCCGCCGGCCGAGCGGGCTGTACGTGCCCCGGTTCCGGAACGTGAACGGCGACAAGCGTGACTACATCAGGGGCTTTGGCTACCAGGGCAGCGCCAGCCGCACCGGCTGGAACCGCGACGTCGCCGAGCTGGGCATTGGAGCCGACCTGAAAGACGCACTCTGCGAACCAGGTGCCTGGAAGATGGGCATTGGCGGCTTCGGGGAGATTCTGCCTTACCATGACAACAAGATAACCCTGAGCAAAACCAAAAAAGACAAATGGGGCCTGCCCGTGCTGGACTTTGACAGTGAGATCAAGGAAAACGAGCGCAAGATGCGCCTGGACATGGCCAATGACGCCAAAGAGATGCTGGAGATGGCCGGGCTCAAAAACGTGAAGGCCTATGACAACGGCTACGGCATGGGCCAGGGCATCCATGAAATGGGCACCGCCCGCATGGGCCGTGACCCCAAGACGTCGGTGCTCAATGAATGGAACCAGGTCTGGGACGCCAAAAACGTGTTCGTGACCGACGGGGCCAGCATGACCTCGGCGGGTTGCGTGAACCCGTCCCTTACCTATATGGCCCTGACCGCGCGCGCCGTAGACCATGCCGTGAGCGAACTGAAAAAGAAAAACCTCTAA
- a CDS encoding glycosyltransferase family 2 protein: MVDRIPYSPPLIAPKTSESNRPLWSVMIPVYNCSKYLEETLESVLQQGYSLQEMQIEVVDDASTDTDVEKLVHAIGKGRISYYRQISNVGSLRNFETCINRSQGELLHILHGDDKVRDGFYKKLESLFTLSPEVGAAFCRYSYINAQGDNLFLQDSEMEADGILNNWLFKIAEHQRIQFAAIAVRREVYEKLGSFYGITYGEDWEMWVRIARHYQVAYTPTVLAEYRKHSTSISGQKLQNAQLLKDIRKAAVFINQQLPKGSRKAVLAKSKKYYANFAIVEANIIWEDLHDKQAVRAQIRQALITSFNIQLVWNSIKLFIKTML, encoded by the coding sequence TTGGTAGACAGAATCCCATATTCCCCGCCTTTAATTGCTCCAAAAACTTCGGAAAGTAATAGACCTTTGTGGTCTGTCATGATCCCTGTATATAACTGTTCTAAATATTTAGAAGAAACTTTAGAATCTGTTTTGCAACAAGGGTATTCACTACAGGAAATGCAAATTGAAGTAGTGGATGATGCAAGCACAGATACAGATGTGGAGAAGTTGGTGCATGCCATTGGAAAGGGAAGGATAAGTTATTACAGGCAAATCTCAAACGTAGGATCCCTGCGTAATTTTGAGACATGTATAAACCGTTCTCAGGGGGAGTTACTACATATATTGCATGGGGATGATAAAGTAAGGGACGGATTTTATAAGAAGTTAGAATCATTATTTACTTTATCCCCTGAAGTAGGGGCTGCCTTCTGTAGATACAGTTACATAAATGCCCAAGGGGATAACTTGTTTCTTCAAGATAGTGAGATGGAAGCAGATGGGATTTTGAATAATTGGTTATTTAAAATAGCTGAGCACCAACGAATACAATTTGCGGCAATAGCAGTTAGAAGAGAAGTTTACGAAAAATTAGGGTCTTTTTATGGTATTACATATGGTGAGGATTGGGAAATGTGGGTTCGTATTGCGCGGCATTACCAAGTAGCTTATACCCCAACCGTTCTTGCTGAATATCGAAAGCACTCAACTTCTATATCTGGGCAGAAGTTGCAAAATGCTCAGTTATTGAAAGATATTAGAAAAGCAGCGGTATTTATAAATCAACAACTTCCTAAGGGAAGCAGAAAGGCTGTTTTGGCTAAATCAAAAAAATACTATGCTAATTTCGCTATCGTAGAGGCTAACATAATATGGGAAGACTTGCATGACAAACAAGCTGTAAGAGCGCAAATAAGGCAAGCCTTAATAACTAGTTTCAACATTCAGCTTGTTTGGAATTCTATTAAACTATTTATTAAAACTATGTTATAA
- a CDS encoding right-handed parallel beta-helix repeat-containing protein: MKKTPQIHSVQLCRTLVIHIVMISFSLGMLLFSCNDNSMPDVDDPTPKPPVLPEAKGYYLSEQGDDANPGSKEKPWRTLGKLNSVDLEPGEIVYLEGGTTFQGTLILDSLDNGIEGKTVMVTSYGNGVATIDGGNKEAVIILSDYFHLKTINVKGSGRKEGNKANGIEVKRANQGTLEQVTVEGFQHSGLWLYSSQNIKAIKVVSRNNGFSGIFVTGDYVSRNGRYQYPDEDKDCSRNIILKDCTANNNPGDPSVFDNHSGSGILMEFTKGALIDHCTATNNGWDMPRSGNGPVGIWAHSSDSVVIQYSISFRNKTTTGAADGGGFALDGGMTNSIIQYCLSYENEGAGYGLYQYYGAMDWGNNIVRYSISIDDAVKGVTNPVKYGGITTWNGTDNTKLFRNCQVYNNIVLNNFSPAVYFVTARDKENFGFYNNIFIAKNEIISGPSSGDKFLGNTYWNMSGSPIPFQGYSNLQDWANYTGQEKLEGKLVGLFADPLLMGPLSTTLSEPSQLRTLSGFSLHPDSPVKNKGLDLQTLFKLKLPAQDFFGNPAYRGIAPEPGIHELD; the protein is encoded by the coding sequence ATGAAAAAAACTCCACAAATTCACTCTGTACAGCTTTGCAGGACATTGGTGATACACATTGTAATGATTTCCTTTTCATTAGGTATGCTTCTTTTTTCCTGTAATGACAATTCAATGCCTGATGTGGATGACCCTACTCCAAAGCCGCCTGTGCTACCAGAAGCTAAAGGATACTATCTAAGCGAGCAAGGCGATGATGCCAATCCTGGCTCTAAGGAAAAGCCCTGGCGTACTCTGGGGAAATTAAATTCTGTGGACTTGGAACCAGGGGAGATAGTTTATTTGGAAGGTGGTACTACTTTCCAAGGCACTCTTATACTTGACTCTCTGGACAACGGTATTGAGGGTAAGACCGTGATGGTTACCAGTTACGGCAACGGGGTAGCAACTATAGATGGGGGAAATAAAGAGGCAGTCATTATACTTAGCGACTACTTCCACTTAAAAACCATTAACGTTAAAGGCTCAGGCCGCAAGGAAGGAAACAAGGCCAATGGAATAGAGGTAAAAAGAGCAAACCAGGGAACTTTAGAGCAAGTGACTGTGGAAGGCTTTCAGCACTCAGGGTTGTGGCTTTATAGCAGTCAGAACATTAAGGCTATTAAGGTTGTGTCCAGAAACAATGGCTTTAGTGGAATATTCGTGACAGGTGACTATGTTTCCCGCAATGGAAGATACCAGTATCCTGATGAGGATAAAGATTGCTCCAGAAACATAATTTTAAAAGATTGTACTGCAAACAATAACCCTGGAGACCCATCTGTATTTGACAACCACAGTGGCAGCGGGATATTAATGGAGTTTACGAAAGGCGCTTTAATAGACCATTGCACCGCAACCAATAATGGCTGGGACATGCCCCGATCCGGAAATGGACCAGTTGGGATATGGGCTCACTCCAGCGACAGTGTAGTCATACAGTACTCTATCAGTTTCAGGAACAAAACAACTACAGGGGCAGCTGACGGTGGAGGCTTTGCTTTAGACGGAGGGATGACCAACTCTATAATTCAGTATTGTCTATCCTATGAGAACGAAGGAGCAGGCTATGGGCTTTATCAATACTATGGAGCAATGGACTGGGGAAATAATATTGTCCGATACTCTATCAGTATAGATGATGCAGTTAAAGGCGTTACTAATCCAGTCAAATATGGAGGTATAACTACTTGGAATGGAACTGACAACACCAAACTATTCAGAAATTGCCAAGTCTACAATAACATTGTTTTAAATAATTTTTCTCCCGCAGTTTACTTTGTTACAGCTAGGGACAAAGAAAACTTTGGATTCTATAATAATATCTTCATTGCCAAAAATGAGATTATAAGTGGGCCCTCCTCGGGTGACAAGTTCTTGGGCAACACCTATTGGAATATGTCAGGGAGCCCAATTCCTTTCCAAGGTTATAGCAACCTACAAGATTGGGCCAATTACACCGGGCAGGAGAAGTTGGAAGGTAAATTGGTGGGATTGTTCGCCGATCCCCTCCTCATGGGCCCTCTCTCCACCACCCTATCTGAACCTTCCCAACTGCGTACCCTTTCCGGGTTCAGCTTACACCCAGACTCCCCTGTTAAGAACAAAGGTTTAGATCTGCAGACTCTGTTCAAGCTCAAACTGCCGGCTCAAGACTTCTTTGGCAATCCTGCCTACAGAGGTATTGCTCCAGAGCCAGGTATCCATGAACTAGATTGA
- a CDS encoding glycosyltransferase family 2 protein: MNTLDKRPIANLISVVIPCHNHERYLPQAIESVLAQQVDRVEIIIVDDGSTDGSKAVANRFPGVTYIYQENQGPSAARNTGLDHCRGEFVVFLDADDWLVEGALSTNARYLQENNHIAFVSGAYKDFYESRQQFLSFQTSVSDRHFVHLLERNYISMIAAVMFRKEVVEHYRFDPSLRACEDYDLYLRIARNHLILHHQEFIAIYRFHEANTSYNFREMLEGSLKALQRQKSYLKSSVEREAWIRGVAYWKEYYTKEALKSLFIALNKNSQNNKKGEEMLLLEYDKHLYLKYLKAKAWLLIKSVLNRALK; this comes from the coding sequence ATGAATACATTGGATAAAAGGCCAATAGCCAATCTGATATCTGTTGTTATCCCCTGCCATAACCACGAGCGATATTTGCCGCAGGCCATTGAAAGCGTCCTGGCACAGCAGGTTGACCGAGTAGAGATAATAATAGTGGACGACGGGTCTACGGATGGGAGCAAAGCAGTAGCAAATAGGTTTCCCGGGGTCACATATATTTATCAGGAAAATCAGGGGCCATCTGCCGCACGCAACACTGGGTTAGACCATTGTAGGGGAGAGTTTGTGGTCTTTCTAGACGCAGATGATTGGCTGGTAGAGGGGGCTTTGTCAACCAATGCACGCTATTTGCAGGAAAATAACCACATTGCATTTGTTTCAGGAGCCTACAAAGATTTCTACGAGAGCCGGCAGCAATTTCTTTCCTTCCAAACCTCTGTTAGCGACAGGCATTTTGTGCATCTCCTGGAGCGTAATTATATTAGTATGATTGCGGCTGTGATGTTCCGGAAAGAGGTGGTAGAACACTATCGATTTGACCCCTCGCTAAGGGCATGCGAAGACTATGATTTGTACTTACGAATTGCCAGAAACCACCTCATTTTGCACCATCAGGAGTTTATTGCCATTTATCGATTCCATGAAGCAAATACCTCTTACAATTTCCGGGAAATGTTGGAAGGGAGCTTGAAAGCCTTGCAGCGGCAAAAAAGCTATTTAAAATCCAGTGTAGAGAGGGAGGCCTGGATTAGAGGAGTAGCATATTGGAAGGAATATTATACAAAAGAAGCGCTCAAAAGTTTGTTTATAGCATTAAATAAAAACAGCCAAAACAATAAAAAAGGTGAAGAAATGTTGCTTTTGGAGTACGATAAGCATTTGTACTTAAAATACTTAAAAGCCAAGGCCTGGTTATTGATAAAATCGGTTTTGAACAGGGCGTTAAAATAA
- a CDS encoding ABC transporter ATP-binding protein: MGDVAIKVEGLGKKYQLGTIGTGALRGDLSQWWASVRGKGNPYASLENDESSLSKKGDFWALQDINFEIKQGQAVGIMGRNGAGKSTLLKILSRITSPTTGEIRIKGRIASLLEVGTGFHPELTGRENIFLNGAILGMTTREIRSKLDEIISFSGVEQHIDTPVKRYSSGMSVRLAFAVAAHLEPEILIIDEVLAVGDADFQKKCLGKMGEVTGEGRTILFVSHNMQAITNLCPEAIWLQDGRLHAKGDSKQLVSSYLSVSQNKLWCQHWDTLDNAPGNASIKIVSVELIPDLPDPLMPINTSTPITVRFKIYNYCQQLKLTADLLLFTIAGDCVFDVPTQGGIYPEGYIEGECTVPGNFLNDGSYYFSLYFGKDTSKELFYFKNCLAFEVEDCRESMDWYGKWWGWVRPRFPFAMKPVPVGLSASAF, from the coding sequence ATGGGAGATGTGGCCATCAAAGTAGAGGGACTTGGTAAGAAATACCAGTTAGGCACCATTGGAACAGGAGCGCTCAGAGGAGATTTAAGTCAATGGTGGGCGTCTGTAAGGGGCAAAGGGAATCCCTATGCCTCGTTAGAAAACGATGAATCTTCTCTTTCAAAGAAGGGGGATTTTTGGGCATTACAAGATATTAACTTTGAGATAAAGCAAGGCCAGGCCGTTGGTATTATGGGAAGGAACGGAGCGGGCAAATCAACCTTGTTAAAGATTCTGTCCAGGATTACCAGCCCCACCACCGGCGAAATAAGAATAAAAGGGCGGATTGCCAGTCTGCTGGAAGTAGGTACCGGCTTTCACCCAGAACTCACTGGAAGGGAGAATATCTTTCTGAATGGTGCTATTCTGGGGATGACTACCCGGGAGATTAGAAGCAAGCTGGACGAAATCATTTCCTTTTCTGGGGTAGAGCAACACATAGACACGCCGGTGAAACGCTATAGTAGCGGAATGTCGGTTCGGTTAGCCTTTGCAGTGGCGGCCCATCTGGAGCCGGAGATCCTTATTATAGACGAAGTATTGGCGGTTGGGGACGCTGACTTCCAGAAGAAATGCTTGGGGAAAATGGGTGAGGTAACCGGAGAGGGCCGAACCATCCTTTTTGTGAGCCATAACATGCAGGCCATTACCAACCTTTGTCCCGAGGCTATCTGGTTACAGGATGGACGGCTTCACGCGAAAGGGGACAGTAAGCAGCTGGTAAGTAGTTATTTATCTGTTTCTCAAAACAAGTTATGGTGCCAGCATTGGGATACTTTAGATAATGCCCCTGGGAATGCATCCATTAAAATTGTTTCAGTAGAGCTAATTCCTGACCTACCGGATCCATTAATGCCTATCAATACTAGTACCCCTATTACCGTTAGGTTTAAGATATATAATTACTGTCAACAACTTAAGCTCACAGCAGATCTGCTTTTGTTCACAATTGCCGGCGATTGTGTGTTTGATGTACCTACTCAGGGGGGTATTTACCCCGAGGGCTATATAGAGGGGGAGTGTACCGTGCCCGGCAATTTTCTGAATGATGGCTCTTATTATTTCTCCCTTTATTTTGGGAAAGATACTTCCAAAGAGCTTTTTTACTTCAAAAACTGTCTGGCATTTGAAGTGGAAGATTGTCGCGAAAGTATGGACTGGTACGGGAAATGGTGGGGGTGGGTACGCCCTAGGTTCCCCTTTGCCATGAAACCCGTTCCAGTAGGTTTATCTGCGTCTGCTTTCTAA
- a CDS encoding ABC transporter permease, producing MEYPSSQDSDKEWTLIIKPQVSWFKLDLQEVWRYRDLVVMFVKRDFVAIYKQTILGPLWYLLQPALTTIMFILVFGKMAGIPTDGVPPAVFYLSGLVLWNFFSSCINNISVTFSANAGLFGKVYFPRLIVPIASTISALISFSIQFVLLLMVVAYFAIVQDYSIQISGALLLIPLVLLLVGTLGLGLGVIVSSLTAKYRDLTYLVSFGVQLLMYATPIIYPLSFLSGKYKPLILFNPLSSFVELFRYALLGVGEWNIWYIGYSVFFTAMTLLGGILIFNRVEKSFVDVI from the coding sequence ATGGAATATCCTTCAAGCCAAGATTCAGATAAGGAATGGACTTTAATAATTAAGCCACAGGTTTCCTGGTTTAAGCTTGATTTACAGGAGGTCTGGCGTTACCGGGACCTGGTAGTGATGTTTGTAAAGCGCGATTTCGTAGCCATTTATAAGCAGACGATCCTAGGGCCGCTGTGGTATTTGCTGCAGCCAGCTCTAACAACCATTATGTTTATTCTGGTGTTTGGTAAGATGGCGGGTATTCCTACCGATGGCGTTCCTCCCGCGGTTTTCTATCTATCAGGGTTAGTACTCTGGAATTTCTTTTCTTCCTGTATCAATAACATATCCGTTACTTTTTCAGCTAACGCAGGGCTGTTTGGGAAAGTCTATTTCCCAAGGTTAATTGTTCCTATTGCAAGCACCATATCGGCGCTGATAAGTTTTAGTATTCAGTTTGTTTTGCTTCTGATGGTCGTGGCGTATTTTGCCATTGTGCAGGATTATTCTATTCAGATTTCAGGCGCATTGCTTTTAATTCCATTGGTGCTCTTGCTCGTGGGTACTTTGGGCTTAGGGCTTGGGGTCATCGTTTCCTCTTTAACCGCTAAATACCGTGATCTGACTTATCTGGTGTCTTTTGGGGTGCAACTGCTAATGTATGCTACGCCTATTATCTACCCACTTTCCTTTTTAAGCGGAAAATATAAGCCTTTAATATTGTTTAACCCGCTTTCCAGCTTTGTTGAATTGTTTAGGTATGCTTTATTAGGAGTAGGCGAATGGAACATTTGGTATATAGGGTATAGCGTTTTCTTCACTGCCATGACTTTACTGGGTGGCATATTGATATTCAATAGAGTAGAGAAAAGCTTTGTGGACGTTATCTGA
- a CDS encoding glycosyltransferase family 2 protein, with protein MEPVVSVVLPVYNCEEYIHDAVSSVLRQSFTDLELIIVDDKSTDNTIGIIKKFKDSRIKLLENRQNIGRAGSDNNALPFVQGKYIAKMDGDDICHPQRLEKQVAFLEKYSQVNAVGTWIQCFGNSNYLHQYPSGPAHIMCRTLFGMPIGNPSAMLRSELFFEQGMRYDNSLRQAEDYDFFARYTEQLCADVLPEPLMHYRTYANASRECIVFERKKQVDAIRREFLTRRGFALAESEFALLDILYNLDQPLAPHTLEEVANLFNKILVLNEESKTFDEAALQSFLASRWFYACYHYPQKRLKSLKEYFTQNISDYCSVSFLLKLKMVCKGIYHF; from the coding sequence ATGGAGCCAGTTGTGTCAGTTGTTCTGCCGGTTTACAATTGTGAAGAGTATATTCACGATGCTGTAAGTAGTGTACTACGTCAGTCGTTTACTGACCTTGAATTGATTATCGTGGATGACAAATCCACTGACAATACTATTGGCATAATTAAGAAGTTTAAGGACTCCCGCATCAAGTTGCTGGAGAACAGGCAGAATATAGGGCGTGCCGGTTCTGACAACAATGCCTTGCCCTTCGTGCAAGGAAAATATATCGCTAAAATGGATGGTGACGATATTTGCCATCCTCAACGGTTGGAGAAGCAAGTTGCTTTCCTGGAAAAGTATTCTCAGGTTAATGCCGTTGGAACCTGGATTCAGTGTTTTGGTAATAGCAATTATTTGCATCAATATCCTTCAGGTCCTGCGCATATTATGTGTAGAACATTATTTGGGATGCCCATCGGGAACCCTTCTGCTATGCTAAGAAGCGAACTGTTTTTTGAACAGGGTATGCGCTATGATAATTCACTGAGGCAGGCCGAAGATTATGATTTTTTTGCCAGGTATACTGAACAGTTATGCGCAGATGTTCTGCCTGAACCCTTGATGCATTACCGCACTTATGCGAATGCCAGCCGGGAATGTATTGTTTTTGAGAGGAAGAAACAGGTAGATGCTATAAGAAGGGAGTTCCTGACAAGGCGGGGGTTTGCCTTAGCTGAATCTGAGTTTGCTTTATTAGATATCCTGTATAATTTAGACCAGCCCTTGGCACCGCACACGTTAGAAGAAGTAGCCAATCTGTTTAATAAAATTCTTGTCTTAAATGAGGAGAGCAAAACTTTTGATGAGGCTGCTCTGCAAAGCTTTTTGGCTTCCCGGTGGTTTTATGCTTGTTACCATTATCCGCAAAAAAGACTAAAAAGCCTAAAGGAATATTTCACTCAAAATATAAGTGACTATTGTTCTGTTTCCTTTCTGCTCAAATTAAAAATGGTGTGTAAAGGTATTTACCATTTCTAA